The sequence CTGAAATTTACCATGCCTCTCCCGCCCGTAACCCCTCTTTCATGCAACAACGCCGCTTCGACATTAAGATCGGGGATTAAACAGTCGCAACCGAGGTTGGGAAACTTCCCGTTGCCCATTGGGAACGGTATGGCCCCTATCCTGTGAGCCTAACCGATGGCGTGTTCCGGATGGCGATCGCCGCTGCTCCAAATCCCAATATTGATGTCCATCTGATGGGAATGAGTATTTTTCAGGTCAATTAATTCGGTGAATCGTCGCTCAGGTATGCAGTGGCTGAGATAGAGTACGGTTGGAACGTCGCACACAGATGTTTACCTGACTCTATCTTGCCTTAGCTCCCTATGGATACTTCTTCGTTAACCATTCATCCTGCCACGGAAGCCGACATTCCGGCTATCCTCGATCTGTACGGTCAGGCTGGCCTAGACGAGGAGCCAATGCCTCTTGAAGACGCGATCGCCCAATGGCGCATCATTTGCTCCTATCCCCACTACGCCATCTACGTTGCCCTTCAGGAGCATCAGATCGTCGGCACCTTTGCATTGCTGATCATGGAAAACCTGATTCATGGTGGACAATCCTCTGGCATTGTCGAATCCGTAGCCGTTCATCCCGCCTATCAAGGCCAGGGCATTGGCAAAGCCATGATGCAAAACGCTATGCAGCACTGTCGGGCGCACAACTGCTATAAGCTCACCATCTCCGCCAATGCGATCCGTACCCATGCCCATCAGTTTTACGAAACCTTGGGATTTCAGAAACACGGGTATAGCTTCCATATGGATCTCCAGTGATGGTCTGCCTCCCCAAAACGGGCGATCGCCCCTATGCTTCGGCAATTGACGTAAGGAAACTCGTTGAAAATCGCCTAATCTTGAGGAGCAGGAACAATCTTATCCAGAGAGGTTCATGATCTTCAGGTTATAGAACCTCCCGCTATCCATTAATGTCAGGTTTTATGTCATGCGTTTACGACTCTCTCCTATTGTTGCAGTTGGCTTAGTTGGTTCCATGCTGGCGATCGCTCCTAGGGTGATCGCAGCGGATACGGAAATCGTCGCCAACAGCGAAGCGTTTGAAAATCGCGAAATCTCAGAAGGGGCCGTTAGCGTCTCGGTTAGCTATACACCCTATGATTTTGAAACTGTCGAAGAATTCACCGATAATTTGTCCTATCAGATCTCCTATGATGGGGTTCCCTACCTCACCGACAGTCAGTCCACCTTCTACAACGGCGTCGTGAGCCTCAACGATTTGGATAACGACGGTAACGCCGAGGTCATTGTTGAAACCTATAGCGGGGGTGCCCACTGCTGCACAACCTTTCTCATCTACTCTTGGCAAGGCAGTGACTTTGCGAAAACCGAAACTGGATTTCTAGATGGTGGGGGTGGCGTCTTTGAAGATATCGATGGTGATGGACGCGCTGAGTTTTCCACCTTCGATCAATCTTTTCTCTACGCCTTCAGCAGCTATGCTGGCTCTTTCCCTCCTTCTCTGATTCTCTCGTTCCAAGACGGGCAGTTTCAGGATGTAACGTTGAACTACACCGACCAGCTTCGATCCACCGCATGGCGCATGTACGAAAACATTCTTCAAGCCGAGCAGCAGGACTATGAAATCAATGGGGTGCTAGCAGGCTACGTGGCTCAAAAAATACGCTTAGGCGAATATGAAGAGGGGTGGGCCTTTATGCTGGCGCATTATGACGCTACAACCGATTGGGGACTGGATATCTACGACGACCAAGGCAACCCCGTTGGACAGTATCCAGATTATCCCACCGCCCTCGCCTCATTTCTGCAAGAACTGGGCTATCTTGACGCCGATGGACAACCCAATCCAGAGGTGGATCGGGCTCCTCATGCCGTCGATGCCGTTGAGCCGTGATCTCTCCTCAAGAGACAATCTAAAAACTGCCACAGACCCATCCGAGATGGAAGAACTTGGTTCTGTAATCACTGTCAGTCAGGCGATTGCCTTCGACAAACAAGCCCCCATTCCTTAATCTCACGGAGTCTACCCATGCGTTACGGAACTCAAGTCATCACCTTAGGACTCGCTCTATTCCTTGGAAGCTGTGGCAGGACAGCCATGACTCAAGAATCAGCCCCTACTCCTGAGCAATCGCCGATCTCTCAATCCCAAGTCTCTCTCCCCAACAAAGCTGAGGTAGAGTCTATCTTGAGGTCTACATCTCAGCCGTCTCCATCATCACCCCATACAGAGCTTGCATCCAGTCCATCTCTCGACCAAGCGTCGAGCTATCCCGAAATTGGCACTCTGATGTCTGCCCAAGCGGGTGACGTGATGTGTTATACAACGGTGCGCGATCGCCAAGGCCAAGAGTTCCCCATTGGTGCCACCTTTGAAATCTGCGATCGCCAAAATGAACTGCTTGGCCAAACCGTGCGCTTCGTCTATTCCGAGGAAACCGTAGCCGACTGCCAAAGTGCCGAACCCTGTGGGCGATCGCGCCAAGAAACCCTTATTTCAGACGCTATATTGCTGGGTCAAACCTGGCAGGTACTCAGCAATGGAGACTGGACGGTCACGGTAGGTCGTCTTGAAAGTTGGGACGGTGTCAATGGAACGGGCAATTTGACCTACTATGGCTGCGATGCCGCAGGCAACTGTCTGTCGCTTACTGATGGCTTTGTCGTCTGCCGTAACGGCGTCTGCAATATGTCCTGGGCCAATGGCAACTATGCCTACACGCTGTCATCCAAGTTGACGGAAACAGGAAACGACCCAACTACGCTGCTTGTATGGGAAAACGGCACGGAGATTCTTCGCGCAGACTCTATGGTGCTAGTCGATTCCAGTGACTCCTAACTGATCGTAAACTTTAGTGTCATCTACAACACACGATCTCTAAAAACGGAGTACTCTAAATAGTAAGGAGATAAAGATTCTCCTTTTTCGAGAAACGGTTCAATTTCACAACACAAGGAGGTCACCATCGATTTCCAGTTGAATTTGTTTCGTGTAGACTCAATAGCATCCAAACAGGTTGTCGATATTTCCTAAAGTGATTAAAAGAGAGTTTTGTCTACTAATTAGACACTCTGCATAGGTTGAACTGATGAAAGGAAATCCCTCGGCTTAACCGTTCTGGGTGTTTCGAGAAACGGTTCAATTTTACAACGAAGGAGGTCACCATCAATTTCCAGTTGAATTGTTTCGTATAGACTCCACAGCATCCAAACAGGTTGTCGATATTTCCTAAAGTGATTAAAAGAGAGTTTTGTCTACTAATTAGACACTCTGCATAGGTTGAACTGATGAAAGGAAATCCCTCGACGTGACCGTTCTGGGTGCTGTTGTTTTGTTTTTATCTTCCGCATTGCAACTATTGCGTTCCATCTGAAGACCTATTTCATAGGCACTATCTACGCAACCTGGTTGACTGATCAATCTTTTTTAGTAGGTTGGGTGAAACAACGGAACCCAACTTTAGCCTATATTCTGTTGGGTTACGCTAGCGCTCACCCAACCTACGAGAGAATCAGGGTTGTGTGAGTTTTGTCAGTCAATCAGCTACGCAACACCTCTTAATGCATTCAGGGGGGTTAAGCGTATCGCGGTATGGGCAATTTAGATCTAGAGCTGACGATCGCCTTTAATCTTTTTGACTCAATTCAAATCCCTCTGCTCGCTTAGTCGGGGTATCGTCTATTCAACCCCGGATATTCCTGCTATCCTATTTGCTCAGACAAAACGCAGCAAGCCAAAGCGCTCGAAGGCGTCTAATCACTTGCTGCACAGATTTTTCGGAGATTATGAAATCTGCTAAAGAGACTTGGATCTCAGGAAATAGAGCAACTATCCTGATCACTAGAAACCGTTGCAGGGGTTTCGACATCTGGAATAACGGTAAAGCGGGCAACGCTAATACCTGAGAGACCGTACTGTTCGCGCAGCACTTGGTTAAAACTCGCGATGATGTTGGGTAGCTGCGTTTCTAGGGTGACGCGCAACTGTTCAGCCTCAGGAGTGGGATTGCCAATCGTTTCAACAGCCATGGGAAAGTACCCCGCAATAGGAATGATTCTATTTTAAAGCCAAAGCGGATCGCCCTATGAAGGCTAGAAAGGTACAGATTTTTAAAGAGATGTATTAGAAATTCACAATGGATCTGCCCAATTCCTATCCTTGGCCGACGTCTGTACCCGAGGCGATCGCCCTACAAACGACCCTGGCACCTCACGTCATCACCCAGGATCAGCTTCCCGCCTTGATTCGGTTGGTGGCGGGCATCGATGCTGGATTTGAGGATAAGGGGCAGACAACCCGTGCGGCAGTCGTGGTGCTCTCGTTTCCAGACTTAGTCCCCGTAGATGAGGCCCTGGTTCGCCAACCCACCCCCTTTCCCTACGTCCCTGGACTGCTCTCGTTTCGTGAAATTCCGGCAGTCTTAGCCGCCCTTGGACAGATTCAAACCGCTCCCGACGTCATCCTATGCGACGGACAGGGAATCGCCCATCCTCGGCGACTTGGCATTGCTAGCCATCTCGGACTTCTGTGCGATCGCCCCACCATTGGCGTTGCTAAATCACGGTTGATTGGCACCCACGCAGACGTGCCCCCCGACAAGGGATCGTGGGTTCCCCTGATGGATAAAGGCGATCGCATTGGGGCGGTATTACGCACCCGCACTAACACCAAACCCCTATACATTTCCCCAGGCCATAGAATTTCGTTGGAAACCGCAATTGATCTAGTCCTGCGCTGCACCCCAAAATACCGCTTACCGGAAACCACGCGCTATGCGGATCGGCTGGCATCTTCGCGAACTCGGAAATCGGCTATGCATCCGTTGGGGTGATGGTGATGGGGCGACTGCAACGGAACCTCCATGACGGTTAACCAGTCATCCTTCTTGATTACTCGCTTCAACTTAGGAATACTCGTGTGAACGGATGGATGGTAGCTGCGTTAATGGGTGCGATCGCCCTTGTTCCAAGCGTTGAGTCCGCCTATGCAAACTCAGATGTAATCATCAGTCAGGCGAATACTGTGACCGCGCCGGATGCCCCTGACGAAGAAACGATTTCCAAGGCGTGGACAGACATTCGTGCGGCTCAAGATGCCGAAACGCCCGATCAAGCCGCATCTTATCTCGTTGAAGCTGCCCAGATCGCAGACCAGATTCAAGATCCAACCCGTCGCCAACAAATTTGGGCGGCGATCGCCACAGAATACGCCGCCATTGGCCAGATGGACGCCGCGATCGCCCTCCTGGATCGCGTAGACTACAACACCTATGCACCAGAGTATTGCTGCACGCCCTTCCGGCTTGAAGTCGAAACGGCGATCGCCCAAGCCTACGCCAAAACCGAACAAATGGACGCCGCTCTCACCTTTGCAGAGTCGATTGAGGCGGAGTTTGCCCGCGCTCAGGTCTTGGAGGCATTGATCGAACAACGGGTGCAGGCTAATGACTTAGACGGGGCGATCGCCCTGCTGGATCGCATCCGTACCGATGAGTACCAACTGGCTCGTGCCCAACACAGCATTGTGCGGGGTTACATTACCAACCACCAGTTTCACGAGGGGTTGGTGTTTAGCCAAACGATGACCAATGCCGATGAGCGATCTGGCGCACTGTTTAACGTAGCCCAAGGTGCGGTGCGAGCTGGAGACTACAGCATTGCGCAGCAGATTGCCCAAGAGATTAGCAGTCCGTGGACAAAACTGGAAGCGTTCCGAATCACGGCGATCGCCTATGCAGGCATTGGCAATACCGATGCGGCTCGTGAGCTGATTGATCAAGGCTATGCCGAACTCCAGGCCATGCCCGACAACCAATCGTTTTCCTATTGGATACGGAACTACGCCGAAATCGGAGCCTACGATGAGGCCATTCGCAGGGCGGAACAGTTGACCATTGCCTACGACCAAGCTGAAGCCTATATCTTCATCGGCCAGGTCTTGGTTCAGCATGGTCGGTTTGAGGAGGCCTTCAAACTAGCCCAGCGGGTAGACGATGGCGAACTTCAGGTGTTGGCGGACTACGAAGATCCGAAGGTGCTACTGCTGAACGACATTGTTAAACAAACCGCTCTCAACGGTCAGTACGACATTGCGATGCAGGTCGCCCGTACCTACGGCCAACCCGAGGATCGAGTGTATGCGCTTCAGGGCATCGCAGAACAGGCGCGGCTGATCGGCAATCCGGATCAGGCCAGCCTCATTCTCCAGGAGGCGTTTGATCTGGCCAAAACGATTGAGAAGATTGGCGACTACGTCGATCGCCACATGTACTTTGAAACCTCCAATGCAGGGCTACTGATGGCGATCGCCGAAGATTTCAGCAAACTTAACGACGCTGAACGGGCGATCGCCGCGCTCAATGCCGCCGTAGAATCCGCGCAATCCTTTGAAGGAACCAACTATTACGACACCACTGAAAGCCAGCTTCGGATCTGGCTAACCCTGGCGCAGAACTATAGCAATCTGCAACAGGCGGAACAGGCAGCAACCGTTCTAGAACTGGCAACGGAACTCGCCAACACCACCGAAGATGGTGGGTTGCGGGCACAGCGGTTGGCTCGGATTGGGCAAGCCTACGGGCGGATGGGGCGTCCGGCTCAGGCGCAAACTCTTCTCAGTGAAGCGTTACAGCTTAGTGCGTCCATCACCGACGGGGCACAGAAACTCGGTACCATGAGTGCGATCGCGGAAGGCTATGCCGTTTTAGGAGACGACACAACCCTTCAGGCGATCGCCCAGCAATTCCTCCAAGCCGCACAATCCCTCCCCGATGCCTACCAACAGAATACGGTTCTCGGTCAAGCGGCTCTTGCCCTTGCTGCTGCCCCAGACCCCACCCTGGCGTTCCAACTCGTCAACGCCATGCCGGATGAGATGCAGCGTGCCCAAGTTCTAGCAGACATTGCCGCGAAATACAGGGCAGCCAATCGCCCGGAACAGGCCAAAACCGCTACCGAACAGTTGACGGATTCCACCGATCGCATTTGGGACGCGTTCCAGCGCGACTCCCTCCTGAGTAGCTTAATTTATAACCAATATGCGGCACCCAGCACCGTTGCTCCCGCCTGGAGTTATGCCCTCGCCTCAGATCTGAACACCATCGTCCACGATCCCAAGGCACGAGCAACGAATGCGTTCGCCATTGCGATCGGCTATGCCCGTCTTGGCGATCAGGAACAGGCTGAGATCAGTCTTGCCTCAGGCTTGGAAGCACTCACCCAAGTGAGCGATCGCGCCACACAGCAAGATGCACTCTGGATCAGTTTGGACGAAATGCTGCTAGCCGATGAACTTGAGTTGGCCGTATCCCTCGTTCGCGGATTTAACGATCCCCAAACCCGGATTGCCATTCTCCGCCGATTGGCTCAATCCTACGCTCAGAATGGCGATATGACCCAGGCCAATGCCGTGATGGATCAAGCGGTGAATGAAGCTGAGGCGATCGCGGATCTGCCCAACCGGATGAGCATTCTCAATAGTCTGAACACTCAGCGCACCGCCTGGTCAGATAACCTCACCTACTCGATTCCGCTCTAAACTTTGAGCAGAGGTCTACAACATCG comes from Synechococcales cyanobacterium T60_A2020_003 and encodes:
- a CDS encoding GNAT family N-acetyltransferase, translated to MDTSSLTIHPATEADIPAILDLYGQAGLDEEPMPLEDAIAQWRIICSYPHYAIYVALQEHQIVGTFALLIMENLIHGGQSSGIVESVAVHPAYQGQGIGKAMMQNAMQHCRAHNCYKLTISANAIRTHAHQFYETLGFQKHGYSFHMDLQ
- the nfi gene encoding deoxyribonuclease V; this encodes MDLPNSYPWPTSVPEAIALQTTLAPHVITQDQLPALIRLVAGIDAGFEDKGQTTRAAVVVLSFPDLVPVDEALVRQPTPFPYVPGLLSFREIPAVLAALGQIQTAPDVILCDGQGIAHPRRLGIASHLGLLCDRPTIGVAKSRLIGTHADVPPDKGSWVPLMDKGDRIGAVLRTRTNTKPLYISPGHRISLETAIDLVLRCTPKYRLPETTRYADRLASSRTRKSAMHPLG